Genomic window (Lynx canadensis isolate LIC74 chromosome A1, mLynCan4.pri.v2, whole genome shotgun sequence):
TACTTTTCTAAGCTTACCTTATCAAGACTGCCTCCATACACTTCATCTGTGCTAACGTAAATAAATTTCTCCACTCTGGCTTCATGAGCAGCACTTACCAAAACATGAGTGCCATAGACATTAACATAGGTAAACTCAAAGGCACGTACAAATGAAAGatctaaaaaagagagagagagaaagctagaaCAATGCCACCCAGGGgacaaaacaaacaccaaacgGTAGACTCAGGTTTAAGGAAAGTTCTACTCACTTCTCTTCATTCACTACAACtgtaatagtttaaaaaaataacaaaaacacattGCTACTTACTATTGCTTTAAGCCGAAATTATAAAGTACATGTGAATTCTTAGAACCTAGAAAACTATCAGTGCTAAATTTGCAGGAAACACTGTTTCATTCTattactttttatgtttgtttattctgtctttctcaagaGCGTGCACATGCGCACTCACATGAGAGAATgtgtgggggaggaacagagagagagggcgagagaatcccaagcaggtcagcactgtcagcacagagtctgatgtggggctcgatctcacaaaccatgagatcatgacctgagctgaaagcaagcagaaagcttaaccgactgagccacccaggtgccccaggaaacacttctagtctaaaaaaaaaaaaaaaaaaaaatctaaatttaaaatcgTTCTTAAATTTGAAACTTGAAACATCTAGTTTCTACTAATAGAGGGCTAGGCTTTTCAGATCAACCTGCTATTGCTGAAAGAACAATAAATGctagataaattatttttgaaaataaatttactttgaaGAATAGATTCTCTATAACCTGGGAATGAGGGGAACTTTACTAAATATGGCTCACAATccagacataaaaggaaaaaaaaactgctaacTGTGACTACACAAAAGCTcttacacagaaaaaaacaaccagaaatctataaagtaaaaatacaaataaatgacaaaCTGGGGAAAATACTTAAACTTTTCAGAAACAAAGGGCTAGTATATTCAATTTATAAAGaagttataagaaaataaaaaggaataaccCTATTGTAAATGGATAGGAGACATGAACAAATAGTTTAGATAAGAAATACAGAGGTCGTTAAGCTTAAGATGCTCACCCtcaattataataatgaaaatccAAAATGAAAACTGGTAGATACCACTTCTTACCtaccagattggcaaaaatttaaGTCTGACAATAACTTCTGTTGATGAAGCTATAGGGGAAAGATACTTCATGCATTAGGAATAAGAATGCAAAGTGTTTTCAACCCTTAAGGAAGGAAACTTCCCAATATCTAGGCAAACTGCATATGATTTTACCCCCTCAATCCTGGTTAGTAGGCTCAactgtgttccccccaaattcatgttggAGCCCTAACCCCAAGTACCTCATGgtgtgaccatatttggagacagggcctttaaagaggtaattaaacaCAACACCATTCAGGTAAGCCCTagtccaacatgactggtgtccttaaaagaagaaattctgacacacaaaaaaaacactaGGGAAAaccaggtgaggacacagtgagaatgtggccatctgcaagccaaggacagaagcctgagaagaaaccaaccctgctggcaccttaaccttggacttcagcctccagaactgtgaggaatagaATTCTGATGTTCAAGccccccagcctgtggtattgTGTCATGGGGGCCCTAGCAAACTAATCCACTCTCAATTCTTACTTCTAGGAATCTCTACCCAACATCAATTGACAAACATACAAACGGACACTACACAAGGACACAGGCACAAAGCGATCCATTGCAGTGCCATTTAAGTAGCAATGTGTAGGAAATAAACCCAACTGGGGTACATATATGCGATGAagtgtatgaaaataaaaaggaatgaggaataTCTCTATATCCTGTTTAGAATAATCTCCTAGGTATACTGTAGAGAAAACCAAGggaaatgataattttaaaatcaggtaaTAAGGCAGAGTACTACTACTAATGAGAATTTAGCAACACTCTATCTTTTGTTTAGGTGATGGCTACATGGGTATTCatgttatcattatttatttcacttaattctaAATTCTTCTGAATGTATGGTATGTTTCAAATTATGAGATGTTAGACAATTAGATCTCAGATGCACATAACAGTATAGATCATGATAATATGTTCAACCGTGTACCTACCACCCAGCTTTtaagaaacaacataaaaaatgCAGTTGAAGGCCCATCTCCCCAGAAGTAATCACTATATTGAATTTGGTTAAACTCAAAGTTTTAAGATAGCATTCAAGGTTATACTTCAACCTACATTATTAAAATTGTCCTATTCTCCTGGGGGAGCATGGTATGTGCTCTTTCAAAGACATATATATTAAGTACCTACTTATTCAACCTCAATGGTGGACTTTGATTTGGACTAGtcactgggaaaaaaatcttcccaTCATAATTGTAACATAAAACAATGCTTACCTACATGTGTTTGCGCAGCAAAATGTAGCACTAtatctattttctctgtttcaaaaagCAGTTTCACAAAGTGAGAATTGCATATGTCACCCTAtataaaaagcaaacatgaaaaaaCTAAGTTTCATTGAGCACTGTCATTCGTAATAACCATTTTACTACATGAACCAAAACAATgataagaaaatagagaatagagaGAATAGAGAATATCTTGAAAATTCAACCAAAGGCTCAAGTAAGTATAGTAATGATGTATTTCTCCAGCATCCTAGGATATAAGATATTCAGTTCAAGATGCTTTCTTGTAAATAAGTttctaaaacaatattttattgagcaccaacaACTACTAAAAACTGTGCTGGCTTTTTCCTGTAACGTTCCTGCCAACCTCAGGTCATTATGTTAACAGgaaactttttaaacatattttttttaagtttgaggtAACCATTATTGAAATATGTTTAAAGTATGACAACCagatgacattttgaaaaatgtattttaccacaactaaGTGaactgtgaatatttttttaagtttatttatttattttgagagagacagagacagagtgagtgggggaggggcagagagagagggagacagagaatctcaagcagtctccaggctctgagctgtcagtgaagagcctgacccagggttcaaactcacaaaaatgagatcatgacctgagctgaaaccaagagtcggacgcttcaccaactgagccacccaggtgcctcattatGAGTACTTTTGATgttgtgtgtatatttaattcTTCTAAAAATACCTATTCTCAACAATTCTTTAATGACTGAAATACTTTCATatagaagaaaagaattataaaatgtttgctCAGTATATTCTTTATGATTTGTGGTTAAAAAGAGactttgtaggggtgcctgggtggctcagttggttgagcatccaacttttgattttggctcaggtcatagtcctAGGGTcacaggatcgagccctgccctgggctccacactgagcatggattctgcttaggattctctctatcccccttcccctctcccctgctcacacatgttctttctctctctctcaaataaataaaaatgaagaaaaaatttttttaatttttaaacttttttttttttaatttacttttgagagagagagagacagagtgtaagtgggggaggggcagagagaaaaggagacacagaatctgaagcaggctccgggctccaagctgtcagcagagcctgacacgggacttgaactcacaaaccttgagatcatgacctgaaccgaagtcagatgattaaccaactgagccacccaggtgtcccccccaaaatttttaaataaaaattttttaaaagaatttatagaatatctctaaaaaaaaaaaaaaacaaccccccccccccccacacacacacacaaatcatgaGTTAAATAGTTTCATCTGACATTAAAATTTCCCTTTGCAAGTCAATGACCTGACTCTCTGGTTTATACTTTGGACTCGTCTAAGGGTGGCCAGTAAGAATCAGCCTTCCAGAGCCAATTAGTCCACCTTTATAAGAGAAGACTATCCCAGGGGCTACATGGTGGGCTTTTTGACTATTGCCTGGCCTGAGTAACATTCCCCTTTACACCAATCTCTTTAAATCCCAGCAAGGCCTTATCAAGAAGGCTGGTAAGGAcctaaaaaataacaaaccatTTAAGTTCAATCAGCTACCCATAGATCTGCCGACGTGCCCAATGTCACATGCTGCTTTATATGTGGTATCGATTTAAAAGTGGTATTCTCTGTAGCATGTTGTACTTCTAGAAATTAAAAGGTCTTTAAGAAGCATACTTTTCATGCCTACATTACACAAGTTTGCAAAGTAGAAAGACAGAATGTCTGAATGGCTAAAGAGGCACAGTAAaacaattacataattataagaaAACTCTCATACCTGTATAAatttgtagttttgtttgttaGAAATGGTTTCAAGATTCTTCAAGCTTGCACAGTAATCCAgcttaaaataagtaagtgaggaatgggagagaaacaacagaaaaagtgATAATAGCTTTTCCTATAAGATACCAATTTATTTAAGACTATAGATGTTCTGCTTGTAATACAAGAACATGTCTTCTTAAAGTGTTTGCTCTTTGTGTTTTTAGAAGTCTctgatatgttaaaaaaaagtattttaaaaagtgtaattctgctacctttttaaaattcaaaaaaaattattgtagaaacccctcctttaaaaaattttcctgcTCACATGTGCCTCCAACCATCAGAAAAGCTTACCATTTCTTACTGCAAAGGAATTAGTAATTGAAAACAAAGACACCTGTGTTATGCATATTATGACTGATCATACTGTTTCCTGAGTTAACTGTTGGTAAATCagtgtacagatggggaaaaaattACTGTCCATGATAGTAAGGTAGGCAAAATTTGATAAGCCCCACATATTATTCTTTGTTTATGGACTATTAGTATTATGTTTTATGACTAATGCAGGTAACTATCTGCAtcttgtgtttaaaataaaaattccagtgaTTACCAATCATGGCTTTTGGACTCTCCAAGGAGACTTCGATTATTACTGAAAAATTCTCAAAACTGAattaactttaagaaataaatatgtaattttccaGGAGGTGGCAgttacaaaatcaaataaaacaatgataaaatcaaataaacacaGTATCCCAACTccaaaaaaagttaataatcaCAAGATTACACTACATATTAAATTTAGGGTTGAagattttcttttggtaaaaatACTGCACTTAAAACCTTTAGTTTATAGTTTAAATGGACTAAGATTAAATATAGCATGATCACATGACCATGTAGGCCCCCTAAGTTGCTcaaatgactaaataaaaaactaaaatatcagcataagattttaatatttaaaaaagtacatcAATGTCAGTGCatgaaactcattttataaaactCACCTTGTCTAGATTTATGATCATATAGTTTGGATAATCTTGCACTAAAGAGACAATCACATGTGATGCGCtgtaagaaaaaagtatattttgttaGAAAACTTAACCTTTTCCCTAAACTAAACATTTCCTAAACATTACCCTAAGCTGTCGAGTATTAGGAAACTATTCAAAGATACCTTTTCAGTTTCtgcaaaataacagaaataacatAGCGATACTGAATACATACTCCCCTCCACTTTTCACTAACTTTCTCAACAGTATCATCAATAATCAGCATCGATATATGGATATGCCTTTGCACTGTGGGGAAAAGAGAATTTACTGGTCCTGGGTATAAGAAAAAATTAGTTTGACCAAATGATTTTGTCCATTTGTGCTTTGCGTGTGGGAGTAAAGCAGGGTGATAAATACAATGGGTGGTGGTCAGTACAGATAGACTGAAGCTATCCCGTACCTTTTAAGGGACTTTAGGTATAACTATGCAAAAATTAAGTTAGTATGAGCATAGGAATTGTCTATGTTCACAGCACCCCTACTACAATTTCTATCTCTAGGTATAAGAATTTAGTGGTGTAAACCAGCATCCTCAGAATAACATGGGTTTCCAAGGCTAATAATGGCTGAGGCCATCCTGAATTGGATAGCCATAGTGGCTCCTGGCTTCAGAGGACCTCGAAGTGGAACCGGAGGCATCTCAGTGAGATGATTCACCAGGTTTTCTCACACACACTAAAACACTGGGCCCCCAGGAACAAGGGCAGCCCTTGAACAAATTATGAACTCAGACTTTTGTACCTGATGGCCCTTTCACAGCATTTTCTAGGACTTGCCCTTCCAGGACCAGCACTCTCACACAAGTTCAACCCTTTTATGCTCCTCTTCTCATTAAGTAACCCCTGCCTGTCTGGTACCCTCCTCCAAATCACAGTCAGATTAGAAGAGCTTATTTAAGGTGCTAATGGGGGAGGTTATTCCCATGTTTCTCTTCTTCCACTAGACACTGGGAGTTTCCTGTTGGTACCTGTGCATTCATTCGTTCAACAACTTTTGAAGACCTTTGTAAAATAAGCCAGGCATTCTTATAAACACTGGTTGAAAACAATAATCTCTGCCCTCATCGGTTTACATTCTAGAGTGGGGATGCAGACAATAAGCAAGTAAACACTAATACGCAATATAATTTCAGGTAGTGATTAGTGCGTTAATTGAGAAAGGGGCTATTTTAGATAAGATGGCCAGGTAACACCTCTCCCAGGAGGTGATGTCTAAGTAGCCATCCGAATTGAGTGATGGAAGCGGCCTAAGCAAAGAggaagcaagtgcaaaggcctcAAGACAGGAGGAACGGGCCTCAGGTGTTTACAGGAACTCCAAAAGAGTAAGTGTGGCAGgcacagaaaagcaaagaggTAGAATGGCAGATCAGTTTGGAAAAGTAGGGCGTGGACACTTGAGTCTTGTAGATATGttaaagagtttggattttattctaagtttgACAGGAACCACTAGGGTAAAACTCTATGCACTTATTTACTTAATAAACACTGACTTCTGTGGGAAGAACAGACTTTAGGGGAACAAGAGTGGAAGCAGTATGACCAATTGGGAAGCAACAGAAGTAATCTAGGCAGAAGAAGACAGAAACGTGGACTAGGGtaggagggcggggcggggcgtgggGTGGCGGTGTGAGAAGTGTTTGCTTTGAAAGTAGTGAAAGAGGACTCACTGATTGAATATGGGTGTGAGAGGTAAAGAGCCATCACACATCTAGTCCAGGTCAAAGCACTAACAGAGGGGTGTTTGTTAAAGCCCGCTAACTAAATGAATGTGCTACTGTAACCCAAAAATGGTTGCTTGGCGCCTATATGTAGAAGGCCTGTGTACGGAAGGGgtgggctggaggctggggcagTCGAGGAAGCTTACTGCAACGTGGGTGCACTCAGAAGAGTGACAGGTGCATCCCAGGCCAGGTAAGAGGACAGACGGTACCACAGCACTTTGGTTTTGGTTGGGAAGCATCTTAAAGAAGTCGGAGTTTCAAAGGAACCAAGACTTTTCAGGCGGAGGCGgggacggggggcggggagggggggtgatggcAGAAGGTAGGCTGATCCTAGTCATGCGTTAAGACCCTTCCCATTTCAGACCCCCTAAGCTGGTCCCAAGTTGCCAAGAGCAAGTAGAGGTGCAGGAAAAGGTTGGGGTTTCTGGGGAGCCACTACTCGGCCAGCGACGCCGTTACCTACATGAAACCAGCACCCCCGGTCACCAGGAGCCGCTTCGCAAAGCTGCCGGGAGGACCCAAGGGCTCCGCCCTGCCCGCAGCCGACATCTCCCAGCTCAGCAGTGCCTAGCAGCGTAAAGCGCCAGATCTGTACACCGTAGGTAAGTTCCACCGTGACTCTTCGCGACACGTCTCGTGCCCCGACACGTCAGTGGGGTGGGCAGCAGCAGCTTCCGGAGCTGGGCCGACTTATCCCCGCCCACTGCAGGGTGGGCGGGGCCCGCGGGAGAGCGGGCGGCGCAGCGCTACTGCGCAGGCGCAGCTCTTCTCCGTTCAAACCCACCGGGTTAAGCGCAATTGGGGTGGCTGGGAAGATGAGGTCTGGTACGGTTCGTGACAAGTGACACCAGTATGGATCGGGTTTTTACTTAGATACGCAGATGTCGGAGTTATGAATGATTACCTTCTTTTCATTCTTGTACTTCAACGATCTCCACCGACTGTTTACCAACAGTTGAGCTGAGAACAGGCGTTCTCTTCTTGCAAAGTGTGGAAATAGGAGGTTAGAATTGCAAAATGCCTTttactttgttaatatttttaccGACAACGCAGGCTGCTGACCGTAGTGGTAAAGATATTTCCTAGATTCTGCCCTTacactccctctttctccctaTGCTCCAGCCTGCCTGCCCTTCTCGCTCTTCCTTGAATTTGTCAGGTCTGCTACTTCTCCTGGGCCTCTCCCCAGATGTCTGCCTAGTTTTTACCGATACTTCGTCAGTTCTCCGCCTGAATGTCACCCTTCTAGAGAGTCCTTCTTTGACCACCCCGATTAAGCTAGCAAGCTCTACCCCAGCCCTGCAGAACCACTTtatccttctttcattttctacatAGTGGTCATTGATGTCAATTAACTGCTCATTGATACTGCTCCATGAGGTCAGGGGCTccgttttgttttttgctgtaaCGCCCAGGCCATGGAACAAGGCCTGGGACAGAATAAATGATCAGTTAATGTTGttgaatagatgaatagatatgttggttgttgttttttttcttttttcatgtaatGTGTTGGCAAAGtctaaaaagaatgagaatacgCAGTATATGTCGAAATGCCATTTGTTACAACTTTTTTCAGGGGCAAAGTGGTAACATATATGAAAAGTTCAAATGTACATACCCTATGATCCCCAAATTCCATGATGTCTAATATAGATAAttgcaaataaacacaaatatgttCATTGCTATATTGCTTATATGTAGTAGTGAAAAACTGGATACAATCTAATGATATATTAGATCCAGTCTCACCTTTTAAATACCATGGGCTGAAATAAACACTTTCAAAAGAATGTATGCACATGGAATGAGGACCAAAATATATTGTAGTGGATCCTATGGTTTTATCTGACCAAACTCTCCTACCCTTTATAATCACCCTAAATTGACCAGTCCCCCACCTCAGGAAGGTCACAGGAGCATCGAACTCACACTAGGCCAACTGAAGCATCTTCCTGGGATTTGGAATTGGACTAAGGTTCTAGTATAATCTGGTTGCTCTTCTTGAACTCTTGAGGACCTACAAATCTGGGACTAGTTGGTGGCCATTTTCATTCAAATGAAGTgaggaatcaaaaaaaaaaaaatctgtcttcagtgaaagaaaaacagagttgatcacgaagagaagagacagaaagggcCTCACAGCATTCATGGCctatgttctgattttttttccaggaccAATTTTATTCCTGTCCTTGGTGTGCAAATACCATGTACATTTGTAACTACATGTCTAAAAAGATCTACCCTAAACTATTAACAGGGGTTACCTTGTTACCATATCAGGCAGGgcaaggaaaaaatgaagacttCCATTTTTACTTCATACACTTTTGgctgtgaaattttttttctaagttacatgaattacttttataataaaaaaaagagtgcaattatggggcgcctgggtggcgcagtcggttaagcgtccgacttcagccaggtcacgatctcgcggtccgtgagttcgagccccgcgtggggctc
Coding sequences:
- the TGDS gene encoding dTDP-D-glucose 4,6-dehydratase isoform X2 is translated as MSAAGRAEPLGPPGSFAKRLLVTGGAGFIASHVIVSLVQDYPNYMIINLDKLDYCASLKNLETISNKQNYKFIQGDICNSHFVKLLFETEKIDIVLHFAAQTHVDLSFVRAFEFTYVNVYGTHVLVSAAHEARVEKFIYVSTDEVYGGSLDKEFDESSPKQPTNPYASSKAAAECFVQSYWERYKFPAVITRSSNVYGPHQYPEKVIPKFISLLQHNRKCCIHGSGLQTRNFLYATDVVEAFLTVLKKGKPGEIYNIGTNFEMSVLQLAKELIQLIKETNSESEMENWVDYVNDS